In Besnoitia besnoiti strain Bb-Ger1 chromosome I, whole genome shotgun sequence, the genomic window AAACCGGTAATACAGCTGCATGCCCCCGGCCGCATTCCACTAGGGAAACCGGGAATGCAGCTACGTACCCCAGGCGGCATTCCACCAGAGAAACGTGTAATGCAGCTGCGTACCCCCGGCCCCACTGTCGGATTCAGTCCCCATCCGATTGTGCGGCGTGCACACGCCCAACTGCCCAGCCCCCTGGCGCTTGCTAGGCATGCGCAAGCTGTAGTAGCGCCATACCTTCGGAGACGCAcaccctccgccgcccgccctcctTGGCGTCCATAGTGCCGTTTAATTTGGATGTGCTTGAGATACACTTGCTCCCTAAATCCGCCACCGAGTGGCTGATGAGTAATCGTCGTCCGGTGTGTCTGCAGTTTCAATGCAACCCAGTATCGTGTAGTGGATTGCATTCTGTTATATTTCACATCAAACGCTTTGCCGTGAGCCGTGGCCATTCTGCCTCTCGTATCGGCTTCCCAACATTTATATACAATCTGTGCGAATATCATGATGTTCACGCTGGCCGCGAAAAAGACTCGTGGGGTGGCTTGTTGCGCCGTGTGCGTTACCATCAATGTGTTACATGGATTCGTGTTAACCTCGTGGTGCCTCCCCGTTGCCGATCTTCGTGTAATGGTATTGGTAGCATCGGTGCTGTGGCTAGTACGTTGAGTCCATGTGTGTGGTGACCTAGAGATGCGTAAACTCATGTCGCGGCAGTCCCCGAAAGGGGGTGTTGCACTTGTTTTTTTTGGTTCGTCTTCCACAGCTTCTTGATGATGCTGGTAACGTTTCTCCGGCAGATACGGGCTTTCTCGGCCTTTGACCGTGGTGTGAGCGTTTGTTTTCGTGAGACAGGTAGATTGCCGTGACATGGTGAATGGTGCAGCTTTGTCGCACCGCGACATCCAATCAATAACAATGGTGGAAGTCGTTCGCTGCTATTTCTGTTTGCGGAGCTATAAGGATATATTTCAGCGTGTAGCGAAATCATTCACCTTGCGGGATATCGTGTAGTGCTGACTTCACGTGGTTCAGGgatgttttttttttccattATGTTTCGGCAACAGTGTGTAGTAACTTCGGTATTGTGCTGCAATTTCACAGTGACGTGTTTGTGGCATGAGCAGCCTTTGTTGAAACTTTAACGTTTCGTGCCACTGCAGAAACTTAAAAACTCGCCAGGTACTGCCACGATCTAATGAGAAGAAATTAAAGAGTACGGTCAACGAAGTAAAATTGTCGCATTCTACACACACGGCCTGCAAgtcgagaaaaaaaacaggacagaggcgagagaagcgtGAACGCATCAGTCATCCACGTGTTGGCGGCGTCGGTAGCACGGGTTACTACGTATACCACTGGCGATATAACTAGATGTCAGGCTTCCGATGGTGTGCGCGGGACTTCAGTATTCGGTTCTTGACGGCTACACTCTTCTGAAGAGAGCCAGTGGGAGAGCTGCGTAATTAAAGTGCACTGGCCTCGCCAGCAGGTTGCACAGCGAGTGTCTTCCGCCGATCGGCCTCTCGATGGTAGGGGCCCTTCCTGCGAAAATGTCATGCGGCGTTCGGTACGCACTGTCCTGCGTGCAGTAACTGGCAAACACAGGCAGAGTGTAGTAGTGCGTGGTTTCACCCCCCGGGATGCCTGGCTCAGCGGGAGGCAGTGTCGTGCAAAGTGCGCCCGTTGTAGATTTGCCTTGTGCGCTCGACCCTCTAGCAGTCGCAGTACGAGCGTCCACTGGGGGACCCCCCGCATCCGTGGAGGCCCATAGCGTGTGAGTGCTATCCTTATCATACCAGCGGCGTGTCAGCGTCCCACTCATGACTCCAATTACTAACAGTCGCGCCGGCACCCTCATCGCAGCCCTCCAAAAGCCACTGCCAGCTCTCAGGGAACAAGCTAGTCTTACCCGGTGTTCTCCAGAAGGGTTGGCCTACTTCCACTAAATGTCAAAACTTCGGTCCAACTGGTGCTGTCCAGCAGGATCCACGTGTGACACAACCGAGCTGCCTTGTGGAAGTCTGGCCATCGGTGAAGCCGTTATCGGCAGTTGAAAGTTTGGAGAATCTGTGTGGCTGTGAGGCTCTTCTCGCTCCACTGCAATTTCCTCCTCAGCAACATATGCTTGTCGCCGCAAGTACTCAGAGAATCTAGTATGGCACGCTGCCAGCACCTGTTGGCACCGTTCCGCACTCTGCAACGTAGAACCACGGTCAGATCCCTTGGGCCGTCCTCGCGGGTGGTCTGCATGCGGAGAACGTGTCGAATGCATCGCATGGGGAACAGGGCCGAGAGAGCTGCAATGTGTATCAGCGCTGCAACACTACACGGCGTTAGACGCACGCGTGACCCCTACGAACCTGTATCGCCTTCAATGGAGAAAGTTCTGAAGGAAAGATACTTTGTCTCaaacgacgaagacgactgGAATACTCCACCAGGCCCTAGCCCCCCTCTGCCGCCCGTCCGTGCAAACTCGAATCGGTCGTGGCACATCGGGACCTTCTCTTCTGTGTATGCTGGACAATGTTTGATTTCGCAATAGAGGCCAGCGTGGTCATTCCATGACGAGAATCTCAGCCAGCGTAGACACCGGGGACAGCAGGCGCTGAGGGGAATATTGAGCAGGATTTACACGCCACTCGCCACTGTATTGCATGCTGGAACCCGCACATGGCCCCATCTCTCGATGAGCCACATTCAACGCGAGCACAGCTCATACCAGGGCATTGAAGGTGCACGGAAGCGAGGCTTCCTCGAGCCTGCTAGGAGCACTGGCTCGACTGCCGGCGCCCACCCCGAGGCTGGTAGCACCTCTGCCTGTGTGTGGGACATGGGGGCAACTGGCCTAATTCTTCGAAAGAATGCGTGAATATAATACGTACACGATGTCGTTTTCTTCCTGAGTCATTTCTCCCAAATTCTTCACAGAACGCAAAAAGACCAGAATGCCTCGGTTCGAGTTCGCACCCGCTTCATCTAACCAACTGAGCAACTGCACTCTTCTCGCCACTCAAGTTATTTGTTTCCGTTCGTCCTCTCCTTTTACTTCTCGTTTGCTCTACGTCTTCGCGCAGCTTTGCCTCTgtttcgtctgcagcggTTATGCTGTTCGCTCTTTCCCTGTCCCGTCTTTCATTGGTCTCATGCAAAACGATCACAGCAACTAGCAGTATCCAAAAAACCGGAGACGTTAGTCCCCAGCCTCTTTCAGGGACAAATGTCTGCCACAGACTGTCCGCaacgcgcgctctctctgccaACTCCTGGGCCTTCTTCcagtcttcctcgctcttggccttcgccgcggcttcctcacTTTTGCACGCAGGTGCAGCGCCCTCCGTCTGAGAGTCCTGCTGCTTGCAAGAAATCGTGGTTCCACCGGCGCTATGTTTCAGTTTGGCTTCATCTTCGTCTTCCCTCTGCCGCTTTGCTGCATGCTTCCCTGAGTTTCCAACCCCGCAGAAGCCCCGCTGGACGGCGCAAGAAAGTTCTCCGTGAGATTGGCTAGAAACGGCCCGCGCTGCAAGTCTGCCTATTCGGCACAGTGCCACCTGCGCAGGACAGAAGGTTCCTGAGCGGGCGTAGAAAAAAGGGAGAGTCGCTTCTTGTCGATCTCCGCCACGCCGCTGGAACGGCGAAGGCtgtgaggaagacgagagagataCGCGCCTTGCACCGTACGGCGTAGCTGCATGGGTTTCCGTCAGCGAGTGGGGTACACGACCTGTCGCGCTGCCTTTTGTGGAATTTCCACGGCTCATGAAGACTGGAGCCAGTCGAGCTCGCAGAGCCTCGGGCTGTGAAGAATAAAACAGTAGTAGGAACGActgcgaagagaagaagtgTGTGCCGCACCGCTGCGCTGGCATGTTGCGAAAGCGCACGCACTCGGCGAACCCCATTGTCGCTACGCGTCCTCGTGCGGGCTTTTGTAGGAAGGATACAGCCGCTCCTGGGCCGTTTTTTGCACCCGTTTGCCGCTACGCGGAAACTGATATGAAATCAAAACGGTTGCACTGCCAAGAGGATGACCAACGAACAGCAGCGCCGGGTCAGGGGGTACCAGGCCGAAGTTCCCCCGCCAGACGAatacagaggcgcagagttCCAAAAAGGCTCCGCATATCTAGCCAGCTACGCCACGTCCGTGCTGTTTGTAGTTCATGCCAGTAAAGGTTTATGAGCCGAGTGAATATCTTAGAACTCGTATAGTCTTGGCTAGAAACTCCCCAAACGAGCTACCGGGCGAGAGCTGGGCGCCGGCCTCAACTGGTCTCGGAAGGCATTTTGCTTCCAAACCATCGCAGATGGCATGCTACTCGGACGAAAAAGGCATGAAGACGGGGGAATGCAAATGTTTGTGAGGGCTCCGCAGCGAGCGTGATGCAGGCTCGCACAAGCGACCCTGCGACACGAAACGAAGGAATTGCGTGTTCACCGTATGTTCTGAACGGCTGGCCTGGTTCTCACGAGGCCAAGAGAGGAAGCGTCCCCCAACCAAGCAGCGAGTCCCAGGCGTCCTTGAGGAAGCCACCACACAAACGGTCCCACGGAACGAAAccttcgctgcgcgctggCCTGCAAAGGATTCACGTCTAAGCGAAACGCGTGTCTTTATGCTcacaagaagacggcgaagagggaTACATTCAAGAAAGCTGTGGCTCTAGAGACATATCTGCACGATTCACGTACGGATAGCAAATGAATGAAATATGAAGACTCCGGCGTATTTTTGGTGTGCTGCTGTTCCAACCCCGTAACATTCGCCGCCCGAGAGAGCTGTTCATGCACGACTCAactcgcgcacgccgctcGCTACGCTGCAGGCAGGCAATTCCGATTGGCACACGGAAAACTGCTGCAGTTCGATTTGTTGATGTCAAAGTCAACAATGACGTGCAGTGGTGCTTCGCTTCATGGTAGTACATTTTTCAAGACTTGCCAACGACGTCCCAGCTTATAGCGCATTcaatgcatgcacgcacagGTTGGGCTTGGATATCGTTGCAGGAAAATGAAGCGCTTATGGCGCGATCAATTTTACGAGATGTTTGTCTAAACCAGGCGATACGCTGTACCATGAAAAATCTGCTGGGCACGAATTGTTTCGCAATTTCCATTGGGAAGTAGCGGACGGACTTCCATTACGCTCCTCTGGCGCGCCATCGCGTACCTGCGGCTCTGTACCCGTGTCActgcagaggaaggaggcaTCTTGTTTACTGGTTGAGCAAGCCTTCTCTGAGGTTGATAGTAGAAAATGGCGAAGGACATGAGTTCTCCACTGTGTAGCATGGGCGCCGGACCAATGGCAGACCTGCGCAGAAGGAAGCTGCGGTATCAGTGTTGAAGGGCCGTTGGCAACTTGCCGCAGCAAACATATTTCGCAGACTTGGATGGCGCTCACCGTACGCGCGCCTGTGTAAGGGGCACAGAAGGCATGAGTTTCGAGAATACACTGGGGGCAGGCACGCATAGGCACATCTGATGCCCCTGAACTCGGATCGCAGCAGCGATTGGATGCCCCAACCGCCAGTGCGTAGGGTCGAGCGCAGCGCGAAGCGTCCCAAGTAGGCTGGAGTTTTCTGATGATTTCTTTGAAGCAGACAAGGTTACCCAGGCCCGGAGTGATACCTGGGGTGCCTACTACAGGGTAAGCTGCCTCGTAGGCGACTCTGGAAAGCTAGGCGACATTACAGCCGCAGTGCAATGTATCTTTCACACCACATGTATTCCGCTCTGACAGCTTCTGACTCCGTGGCTCAGGCGACACGGTGTCCGATCGCGATCGGGTTCGTCAGACGTGGGGCGGCCGCATGCAAACGGCCGATGCCATGGACGTATGGAGTCCTCTGCCCCATGCGGTGTCGACTGGCACGTTCGTGTTCCGAAACTTTTGTTCATTTATCGACTTTTGGCGGAACTAGATGTCTCTGCTAGTACACATGTTACTTGTCGGTGACCCTCGGGCTCGAAGAATCCATCGTGTATATCATCTGTGGTGTATATGAAGGCTGTTCATCCATCGCGCCTCCAGAAATATACGCGGCAGATAAATGCTGGTGATACATTTGCTGCACTGCTAGTTTATGCAGGGATTGACGTGGGCGGCGCATGGATACTCCGCAGCAGAGTCGATTTTTTTCACACGTTATCTGCCTCGGCACGAGCgaagctgcgtctgcatgcgccgatTTTTTATACAGAAAATTCTCTGCCAAAGACACGCGTTAATCTGAGCGCAGCGCACAACCCCTACGGCCAAAGAATGCTGTCTGTGTGGCAGTCGAGTACAAGTGTTCGACCTGATAAGCGCAGCAGTATCATCGGTATATGTGAAGATAAATGATTTTCATTCTTCGAATCAGGCTTGTTCAGCGAAAGCTGACACTACTGACGGCACATCTGAGTTCCGAccctgccgctcgccgctAACGCACACGATGAAGCCGCAAACCTCAGGGCTTCTGCAATCGCGCATCTGCCCTGCTCTTCTGGTCTCCGGCGTTCTGTTTTCTCTGCAATTACCCGGAAGCCGGAGACTCTCCTCATCTTTACTTCTCACTGCAGCCCTTGCGTTGGTTGGCGATCTGCGCGCTAGCAGGGCGACCGTCTGCGGCTATTGATCCGCAGCCTATCTCTGCGCCGTGGTTTGTGGAGCTGCTTGCGAAGGGCTGCACAGCTTTCGCGCTGCCGTCAAGCTGCTGTAGctccctcgccgtccgctcAAGGCTGtgcttcctccgcggggcgcctcgcaggaggCTTGCCTCCGAGCAGAGGCCTCGCAAGCGCGTCCTTTGCCAACGCTGCGGTGGGCGACGCTCGGATCGACCGCCAACGTGATCAGCGCAGTGCCTTGTGCAACCCCGGCCCCTCCAAGCAGCGTGCTCGCTCGTGCTGTCGAGTTTTCCGCCCCGCTGagccgcctcgagcgcgcaCACGCCTCCGCCACTGGCAGTCCTCGAGAGGGTTCGCTGCGGCCGTTGCCCGAACAGACAGAAGgcacgctgctgcttccAATGTccggcctgcagctgccgctgcctcccgcAGCTAGGTCGAGGCGAggggcagctgcggccgcatgcgcccCAGAGTCTCGGTGGCGCAGATGCAGAAGCCAGGGGCCTGCGAGCGGATGCCGCTCCCACAGCGCGCTGGAGGACGAGCTGCCCGccacaggcgcaggcggtgcCTGGTCAGCTGAGTCGGCTTCCCCCGCAGGTCGCTGCGACGGCAGACGCTTTGAACAGCTCGAGTCCGACGCCAGACTCCACGTATCTGAGATAACGGAGGGTTCCCGCGTTGCACCGACCTCCGAAGTCGTAGGCGCCTCGAGGTCGCGTTCTTTCGAAGCGGTTCCCATTGGACTCGACTGCGCAGACGGCCCCCCAAagtcgggcgcctcgcgccgcgcgcatgaAGACGCACACACCAGCAAAACAGCTCCACCGCCTGGCAGCCGCTTGCTTCTGCACTCAGCAGAAGTGGCGTCGGGGCttccgccaggcgccgccggtgcTACGAAGGCGACTTCACTGCCGCGAGTCTGCGAGGCATCGCGCGTCTTTCGGCGCTTCCGTTCTCCCGCGTGCCAGCCAAAGTCGCACAGAGGGGGTCgcgtctccagcgcgcgTGGACTCTTGGCCTTGGCCGTCTGACCCGCGCAGCacgacagcgccgcgcgctcacTCTTTGCGTCCGCCTCTGAAGCGATCCGCGCGTCAAGCTCCGTGACGGCTTTCGCACCtgcacgcgcagctcgcaCGTCCACTCTTCGAAACCGGGGGCTCTTCCGTCCACGCTGTTCGCCGCTTGCCGCTGGCGGAGCTGCggggtctccgcggccgacTCTTTGCGTCGTGACGTTCGTTGTCGCCTCCCCTagcgcctcctctttgtGGCGTCTTTTGCTCAGGCccccgctcgccggcggcacaCGGCCCCCCGCGCCAGctctgcggcttctcagactcgagccgcggctcgacacgggcgtcggcgcctgaagacgccctcgccccccggGCAGGTTTCCGGCGGTCCGACCTGCCGCGACCGTCGCCCCGGGGCCCCTGATGAGGCGACTCACCCCGAGTGCCTGTCGGCGCGGAAGCGTGCCGGTCGACCCGCCCCCGAATCTCGCCTCCAGGGCCTCGCGGGCAACCCCTGTTGACGTGCTGGCCTGTGGCGCGGGTCGCTCCGAACTCGCCCTGTCTGCTTCAGTCCGGCCCGCGGGCCTGGCGTCGTGGCGAGACTCTGCTCCCGCGTCGATTCCGGCGGCATCTCCGAGGGCGCGACCCGCCAGCGagaccgccgcgcggccgtctgAAGCGGACCAAGTCCGCCGCGGACAACAAACTGTCGAAACGAAACGATGCGGCGCTTGGGCAGGGCTGTCAGGCGCGTCGTGTGTGGAAGCGCCAGCCCCGTGTGAAGCCGCCCTCGGAGAGAGTGACGCTggagcggcgctcgcgaagaGGGCGTCGTTGTCGCAGCACGCGGCAtcgcgcttccgctctctcctccaCGAAGGCATCGGCGATGAGACGCCGGGGGGAGactcgctggcgctgcccGCCCCAGGGGGGGAGGTTTTGTTGTGGGCAAGCGAATATAGGCGTCAGAGGGGAAGAATTCTGTGCGGGCATACGCCTGCCACGTTCAGTCAGCGCGCGCATCTGTCGTGATCCACTGGTGCGAGAGGTACAGGTGGACGGGCTGTGTATGCAGGGCATTCCGAGGTATATTCGCACAGCTGTTCTCGTTCTTGCATGTCCGTCGCGATCATCAGGGTTActggcgtcgctctcgttgCGGAAGCGAGCATCTTTCGGTTTCTGGTGAAGCCAGCGCAGTGCACGTTTCCCGGAGGTGTTGGGCCGCTGTAGTGTGTCTGCTTTCTACAGGTGAGCAGGGGTCGCTACGCCGGAGTCCGAGAAATGACTGTGGCAATAATGGCCCGGTCCACGGGATTGTGTTCATGGTGGCCTTGCCCTCTCCCGCGTGTGCGTATCTGTGCATTATCGATGTCTCCACAGTGGATGCTTGACTCAAAGCAGGTGGAATTCGATTTCCGTAATTGGGGAACGCGCACGTTCCTAGGTGCATACTGCAGGAGGGTGTTAGCGTCGCTTTTGTGTGACGCCGCCCCTGTTTCCGCGGCATGTGTGCGGTTTTTTCGCGCAGTGTGCTATACCGGCAGTGCTTCGAAGAAGTGTTCCCTTGCGAAATTGTTTGCCGTATTCAAGGTACTGGGGTCATTGGGAAAGAGATCGAGGTGGACTCCGGATCCTGCGGCAAGGGAGGTGGTGCTTCTCGGACGTGCGCACTGCTCGACGATATACGTTGCTAGGTTTTATATCGTGATGGGTTTAGTGCGTTTCTCGCCTGGGTGCCGCACAAAGCCTATACCCCCACTGTACGCATGGCATCGTCTGGACATGTTTGCGCCAGATGTTGCGGAGGGGAGACGGATGCGGTTGCTGCGTAGTCACCGGAGAGACCACCAGTATTCCTGGCATGGATGCAGTGTGTTCCTGCGTTGCCTTGCATTGTGTATTTTAGAGCTGCATGAGTGATAATATTCCAGTATTTACGCCGGCCGACTGTGCCAGCTACGGCAACCGTTCCTTAGTTCTTCGCCAGGGTCCTCTCGTATGTGGCGGCTGCAAGCTTGTCAAAACTGACCGCGCCGAGGGTTactcctctgtcgcctcaaGCGGCTAGGCAGATCTCCCTGTGCGGCGTACGCTCAGGAGATGTGTCATCTTCCTGCTGTTCTAGTGCGCGTGAGATACGTTCGCAGACACCGCCGCTGAGTCGTCAATTTTGTAGCTCTCGATCGCATTGACACAATCAAGGAAAATGAAACACGCCCTGCCGCACCAAGGGAAAAGAGTTCAGCAGCAAAGATTCGAGATACGGCTGTGCTaccacggcgccgccgcacgacTCAACACCACGCACTGCGGCAATGGTGGATTCGTTGTGCGGGACGCTGTCGCGCGAAAACACCGCTCGCATTAGTGAGACTAGCGGCGATTTTGGAAGTCAGGCGGGAGAGCTGTGATATGCTCTTTTGTCACAGGCAAAAGATACCTGAATTCATGCGAATGTGTCTATCTGTATATGTCAGACGATTCTCACTGCATGCACAGGAGTGTtttgccgcctcgccctagaatactgaagatgaatccggttatgagatacagacaaccaagttcaTTATGACTACAGTtcaccaccaccccactggactgcttaagacagctaaaagtgttggatttcaatatcacggcCTCGACGCGAATTCTTCTTCCGGAGAGCGCAGAGCCGgcgggcgaccgcggtcgcctgctTTGTCTGCACGGCTGAGTGGGCCTGGAGATCACGAGGTGCAGAGAATGGTgaaggcggcgcttcgcggtTTCAGCGCGGGATATCGCAGTTTTACCCACTGCCAGACTAGTCGGCGCAAGCAGGGAGTCGCCGTGCCGACGAGCCACGACGAGGAGAATCCCTGAGGCCAAcgacgtcgtcgcgcgcgggtcgGGCACGAGCCCAAGCCCTGCGTCGTCCATCGCGCGAGTGGGGACAACCGTGGTGTCCTGGCGAGGCTCCAGCGAGAGTCGAGAGCTGTTGAGCCAGGGCGGCGAGCTCATGTCTGCTGTGGGTTCGTTCCTTTATTTGAGTTTTCGGAAACTAGCATGCCTCCACTGTGGAGCGCCTGACAGATTTTATTGGTTTTTAATCTTTTCTTGATGCGTCAAGAGACTACTCCTGTGGAATCGAAGGTACTGTTGCGGTATTCTCTTCCGGGAGCAGTCCCTTACGGCCCCGGGACGGTCCATTGAGGCAGCGTGGTCTGGAATGGCAATTGCGCGCCAGACGGTTGGCAGGCGGTGCTGCCTCAGCCTCCTGGAATTGTAGGCACTTCTTAGGCTTGACGCTCGGCCCTCTGTCCACCTGGGAGAGCTCTTCTGTTTTGTCGCGCTACAGCCGAGAATCCGTTTTGATTTTCACCATGGTCGCGAAGAGGAttgctctcttctgcctcgcgctgggCATCGCGGGTCAAGTGACTCAAGATGCTACCGCCCACTTTCTAAAGACGGCCTTCTCACGACGACTTGGTCATCGCAATGCACGTCATGTTCTTCTGCATCAATCCAGTTACGTCTCCGCAGGAGGTGCAGAAGTGGCGAGCAGTGATAAAAGTGCTACGCCGATGAGTTTCGGTTCACTGCCGCCCGAACCGCCCGGACATCCTGCGTTGCTGCAGCATTCCACAGCAGGGCTGAGTCCCGCAGCGCTGGAACTTCTTAACGGGGATTCTCCCTCAGAGGAAGAGAGCAAGAAAATCATGCTTGAACTGGTCTCTAGCAGCCTCACGGAGCAACAATTACCGGATACGGATCCTGTCAAGAACGCGCTAATGAAACTCTACCCGCCCGGCGCAACAATAGAACTCCGTTCGCTGGAGCCAggaccgccgccgcagacatTCATCGCTGGGCGGGTGACGAATCGAGGCGGGTTCGGTGTAGTGATGAAGGTCAAGAGTAAGGCAACTGGCCAGGAGTACGCTATGAAATTCCTTTACAAACCGTTGGCAAGTACCATGGAGATGCTCATCGCCGGTAAACAGCTAGAGGAAAATTTCGCCGAGGAGATGCAATCAGTGAAAATATTTGCGGGCCTAGGAGTGTCTGCAGATGAGCTCGTGAGCGAGTATCATGTCGCAGTGCCAAGCTTGGTAGGACAGATAGAGACGACCCGTCGAGGGAACATGATGTCTTCCGGC contains:
- a CDS encoding kinesin motor domain-containing protein (encoded by transcript BESB_004500) — protein: MPSWRRERKRDAACCDNDALFASAAPASLSPRAASHGAGASTHDAPDSPAQAPHRFVSTVCCPRRTWSASDGRAAVSLAGRALGDAAGIDAGAESRHDARPAGRTEADRASSERPAPQASTSTGVAREALEARFGGGSTGTLPRRQALGVSRLIRGPGATVAAGRTAGNLPGGRGRLQAPTPVSSRGSSLRSRRAGAGGRVPPASGGLSKRRHKEEALGEATTNVTTQRVGRGDPAAPPAASGEQRGRKSPRFRRVDVRAARAGAKAVTELDARIASEADAKSERAALSCCAGQTAKAKSPRALETRPPLCDFGWHAGERKRRKTRDASQTRGSEVAFVAPAAPGGSPDATSAECRSKRLPGGGAVLLVCASSCARREAPDFGGPSAQSSPMGTASKERDLEAPTTSEVGATREPSVISDTWSLASDSSCSKRLPSQRPAGEADSADQAPPAPVAGSSSSSALWERHPLAGPWLLHLRHRDSGAHAAAAAPRLDLAAGGSGSCRPDIGSSSVPSVCSGNGRSEPSRGLPVAEACARSRRLSGAENSTARASTLLGGAGVAQGTALITLAVDPSVAHRSVGKGRACEASARRQASCEAPRGGSTALSGRRGSYSSLTAARKLCSPSQAAPQTTAQR